CGGCACGTCCCCGAGCAGCGCGCCTGGGCCGACGACGTCGCAGCCGGGCACGACGCCGGGGTACGGGTCTCGCTCCGCGTCGACATGGACACCACCGGCGACCGCCCCGCCTTCCGGGCCGTCGTCCAGCTCCACGGCACCTCCGATCCCACCCTCCTCGCCGACGCCGCCGACGTGTGGGCCGGCACCGCGGCCCACTTCGGCCCCGGTGCCCGCATGCAGGCCCTGCTCACCCTGCGCCGCGCCGCCCGCGCCTGGGACGCGCTCACCCCGCTGCTCTCGGCCGCCGTGCCCGACGCCGTCGACCTCGGCGACGACGACCTCGCCGCCCTCCTCGGCCCCGGCGCCCGCGACCTGGCCGCCGCCGGCGTGGAGATCCACTGGCCCCGTCACCTGACCCGGCACCTCACCGCCCGCGCCGTCGTCGGCCCCGCCGACGACCCGGACGGCCGCCACCCCGGCCCGTCCTACCTCACCGCCGACGCCCTCGTCGCCTTCGGCTGGCGCTACGCGGTCGGTGACGTGGAGCTGACCCGCGCCGAGCTGGACCGGCTCGCCGAGGCGGCCCGCCCGGTGGTGCGGCTGCGCGACCACTGGGTGCTCGTCGACCCCGAGTCCGTACGCCGCGCACTGGACCGCAAGGACGCCGACCTGACGCCCGTCGACGCCCTCGGCGCGGCGCTCACCGGGGAGATCGACGACCCGGCCGTGCCCGGCGGGCGGGTCGAGGTCGCCGCGAGCGGCTGGCTCGACACGCTGCGCAAGCGCATCGCGGATCCCGAGGAGCAGAGCGAGCCGACCGCCCCGCCCGCCGCCCTCGCCGCGACGCTGCGCGACTACCAGTTGCGCGGGCTCGGCTGGCTGCGCCGCATGACCTCGCTCGGCCTCGGCGGGTGCCTCGCCGACGACATGGGCCTGGGCAAGACCATCACGCTCATCTCCCTCCACCTCGACCGGCAGGAACGGGAGGAGACCGCGGGCCCGACGCTGGTGGTCTGCCCGGCGTCGCTGCTCGGCAACTGGCAGCGCGAGATCGAGCGCTTCGCGCCCGGCACCCCCGTGCGCCGCTTCCACGGCGGCGGGCGGTCGCTGGAGGCGCTGGCGGACGGCGAGTTCGTGCTGACGACGTACGGGACGATGCGGCTCGACGCCGGGCGGCTGGCGGAGGCGGGCTGGTCGCTCGTCGTCGCCGATGAGGCGCAGCACGTCAAGAACCCCTTCTCCGCGACCGCGAAGGCGCTGCGCACCATCCCCTCCCGGGCGCGGGTCGCGCTGACCGGCACGCCGGTGGAGAACAACCTCTCCGAGCTGTGGGCGATCCTCGACTGGACGACGCCCGGACTGCTGGGCCCGCTGCGGAGGTTCCGTACGCGCTACGCGGACGCCGCGGAATCGGGCGCGGGTCGGTCGGGCGGGAGCGAAGGAGACGGCGACACCGCCGAGCGGCTCGCCCGGCTCGTCCGCCCCTTCCTGCTCCGCCGCCGCAAGTCCGACCCGGGCATCGCGCCGGAGCTGCCGCGCAAGACCGAGACCGACCTGGCGGTGGCGCTGACGGTGGAGCAGGCCGGCCTGTACGAGGCGGTGGTGCGCGAGACGCTCGCGGCGATCGCCGAGGCGGACGCGATGACCAGACGCGGGCTGATCCTGAAGCTGATGACGGCGCTGAAGCAGATCTGCAACCACCCCGCGCAGTATCTGAAGGAGGAGGCCCCGCGCATCCCCGGCCGCTCGGGGAAGCTCGAACTCCTCGACGAGTTGCTGGACGTGATCCTCGCCGAGGGCGGCAGCGCGCTGGTCTTCACCCAGTACGTGCAGATGGCCCGGCTGCTCGGGACCCATCTCGCGGCCCGCGGCGTCCCCGCCCAACTGCTGCACGGCGGCACACCGGTGCCCGAACGCGAGGAGCTGGTACGGCGCTTCCAGGACGGCGAAGTGCCGGTCTTCCTGCTCTCGCTGAAGGCCGCCGGCACGGGCCTCAACCTCACCCGCGCGGGACACGTCGTGCACTACGACCGCTGGTGGAACCCCGCCGTCGAGGCACAGGCCACCGACCGCGCGTACCGCATCGGGCAGACGCAGCCCGTGCAGGTGCACCGGCTGGTCGCCGAGGGCACGATCGAGGACCGCATCGCGCAGATGCTGCAGCACAAGCAGGGCCTCGCGGACGCCGTACTCGGCGGCGCCGGCGAGGCGGCGATCACCGAACTGTCCGACGGGCAACTGGCGGAGCTGGTCCGGCTGGCCGGGCCGCGAGGGGGCGAGTGATGACGGAGCGGGAGGAGCTGACCTTCGAGGCGCTGCCGCCGAGCCGGGGGCGCGGGTTCGCCCACACGTGGTGGGGGCGGGCCTGGCAGAAGGCGCTGGAGGACACGGTGCTGGACGGCACGCTGCTGCGCCGCGGGCGCAAGCACGCGCGCGCGGGCGCGGTGGGCGCGGTCGCGGTGCGGCCGGGGCGGCTCACGGCGCGGGTGCTGGGCGAGGACCGTACGCCGTACCGCACCGATGTGCTGGTGCAGCAGCTCGACGACGCCGACTGGGAGCGGCTGCTGGACACGATCGCCGACCGCGCGGGACACATCGCGGCGCTGCTGGACCGGGACATGCCGCCGGAGCTGGACGAGGACGCGGCGGCGGCCGGGGTGTCGCTCCTGCCGGGGATCGGCGACCTGCAGCCGGAGTGCGGCTGCGGGGAGTGGGACCACTGCGAGCACACGGCGGCACTCAGCTACCTGGTGGCGCGGCTGCTGGACGCGGACCCGTTCGTGCTGCTGCTGATGCGGGGGCGGGGCGAGGCGCGGCTGCTGGCGGACCTCCAGGAGCGGAGCGCGGCGCGGGCGGAGCAGGAGGCGGGGTCCGCGGGGTCCGCGGTCCCGGCGGTGGCCGTGGGGGTACGGGCGGACGAGGCGTACGCGGCGCCGCCGCGCCCCTTGCCGCCCGCCGTGGGGCCGGTCGCGGAGGCGGGGACGCCCCCGGTGCTCACCGGCGGCGCGGAGCCGGCGGCGGGACTGGACGTGGCGGCGCTGGAGTTCCTGGTCGCGGACACGGCGGTACGGGCCCGCCGGCTGCTGGCCGACGCCCTGGCGCCGGACCACGCGGGGGCGCCGCTGCCGCCGGAGCTGACGGAGTCGCAGGACGCGGTACGGATGGCGGCGACGGCGAAGTCCGCGGGCCCGGGAGACGGTTCGGACGCCGATGCGGGCGGCGCGGCGGCGCGGATCGCCGTCCGGCTGGCGCGGGGCAGCGGGCGGGACCGGGGCGGCATGGAGCGTGCGGTACGGGCCTGGCGCCACGGCGGTGCCGCGGGCCTCGCGGTGCTGGAGGACGAATGGACCCCGGACCCGGCGGCCCTGGCCCGCGCCACGGACCAGTTGGCCGCCGCCTGGGACCCGGACACCCGCCCCCGCCTCCGCGCCACGGGCACCCGCTGGACGGCGGTGGGCCGCGGCGCCCAGCTCCGCTACGGCCCCGACGGCCGCTGGTGGCCGTACCGCAAGGAGGGCACCACCTGGACCCCGGCGGGCCCTCCGGCCCCGGACCCGGCGGCAGCCCTGGCCATGGTCCTGGAAGACGCCTGACGCCGCAGGCGGGCCTCGCCACAGGCGGACCACGCCCCGATTCGCTCACCGCCCGCTGGGACGCCGGGCTGCCCGCCGGCCGGGACCCCGACGCGCGCCGCGACCCGGCGGTGCGCGCCGCGTACCGCGAGCCCGCCCTGCGCCACGGTCCCCCGGCCGGGACCGCAACAGCACCCGGCGGCCAGCCCGCCCCTCCGGCCTTCCGCAACCCGACCGGGCCGCTCGTCGACGCCTTCTACCTCGCGCAGGGGCGGCAGTTCTACGACGCCGGCCTCATCCGCGCCCGGACCCTCGTGCTCCGCGGCGAGGACGACTTCTGGTCCCGGCCCGAGGACGCCGAACTGCTCGGCCGCCACCTCACCCGCGCCGCGGAGGCCCGGGTGCGTACGCTGCCCGGCGCCTCCCACTACCTCCACCTGGAGCGGCCCGGCTTCGGCCGCGACCGGCTGCTGGCGGAGGTGCGGGACTTCCTCTCCGGCTGACCGCCCCGGGGGCGCCCCCGTCGGCCGCCATCCGCGGCGGGGCCGCGGCGGCGCGGGCGCGCTCGGCGCTCAGGCCGCCCGCGGGACCGGCTGCGGCGGCGGGGGCCCCACGTAACGGGCCGCCGGGCGGATGATCTTGGGGTCCTCCGCCTGCTCCAGGACGTTCGCGCTCCAGCCCACCACCCGCGCCGCCGCGAACGTCGGCGTGAACATGTCCCGCGGCAGCCCGCACTGCTCCATGACCACGCCCGCGTAGAACTCCACGTTCGTGTGCAGTTCCCGCCCCGGCTTCAGCTCCGCGAGTATCTCCACCACCCGCCGCTCGACCTCGACCGCGAACTCCACCAGCGGCCCGCCGAACGACTCCGCGAACCCCCGCAGCAGCCGCGAGCGCGGGTCCTCCGTGCGGTAGACCGCGTGCCCGAAGCCCATGATCCGCTCGCCCGCCAGCACCCGTTCGCGGATCCACGGGTCGATGCGGTCCGGCGTGCCGATGGCGTCGAGCGCGTCCAGCGCACGGCTCGGCGCGCCGCCGTGCAGCGGCCCGGAGAGGGCGCCGATCGCGCCGACGAGGCACGCCGCCAGGTCCGCGCCGGTGGACGCGATCGTACGGGCGGTGAAGGTCGAGGCGTTGAAGCCGTGGTCGACGGTGGAGATCAGGTACGCCTCGATCGCCCGCGCGCGGGCGGGGTCCGGTTCCTCGCCGGTGAGCATGTACAGGTAGTTGGCCGCGTACGGCAGGTCGTCGCGCGGCTCGACGGGTTCCTGCCCCTGCCCGATGCGGTGCAGCGCGGTCAGCAGCGTGGGCACCCTCGCGCACGCGGCGAGCGCGTTCTCGCGGCGTTGGGCCGGCGTCAGGTCGTACAGCGGCCGGAAGTCCGCCGCCGCGCCCGCCTGGGAGAGCGCGGTGCGCAGCCCGGCGAGCGGGCCCGCGAGCACACTGGAGCGGGCGATGCCCGGCAGCGCGTCGCGCAGGTCCGGCGGCAGGTGGCGCAGCGCGGCGGTGCGCGCGGTGAACGCGGCACGCTGCGCGGCGTCCGGCAGCTCGCCCTCGAACATCAGGTGCCAGACGTCCTCGAAGGTGCGCTCGCGGGCGAGGTCCACCGCGGAGTACTGGCGGTAGTGGTAGAAGCCCTCGCGTCCGCGTACGTCGCCCAGCCGGGTCTCGGTGACGACGACGCCGCTGAGCCCCCGCGGGGCGGGGGCCGGGGCGTCGGCCCTGGTTGTGGCCATGCCGGTCTTCCTCTCTCCTCTATTGATTCGACTGTCCACCCTTGATTCAATGGCTGTCAATCTTGATTGAATCAACATAGAAGGGGAGGAGACGATGGCCGAGGAGACGCGGGACGCGCTGACCACGCGCGAGGCCGCCGAGCGGCTGGGCGTGAAGCCCGAGACCGTCTACGCCTACGTCAGCCGCGGCCTGCTGAGCAGCAGCAAGGCGCCCGGGGGCCGCGGCAGCCTCTTCGACGCCCGCGAGGTCGACGCCCTGGCGCGCCGCCACCGCCGCCCGCACGCCGCCGTGGCCACCGCCCCCGCCACCGGGGAGGACGGCGAGACGCCTGCCGGCACCCCGGTCCGTACGGGCATCACGCTCATCGAGCGCGACCGCTACTTCTTCCGCGGCGTCGACGCCACCGCCCTGGCCGCCGCGTACGGCTACGAGGAGGTCGCCGGCTGGCTGTGGACCGGCCGGCTCACCCCCGGCGTCCGCTTCACCGCACCGCCCGGGCTGCTGGCCGCCGCGACGGCCGCCGTCGCCGCGCTCCCCGCCCACGCCGGCCCCGTCGACCGGCTGCGCGCCGCCGTGGTCGCGGCCGCGGCGGCCGACCCGCTGCGCTTCGACCTCGCGGACGACGCCGTCCGCGCCACCGCCCGCGGCCTGGTCGCCACCATGGCCACCGCGCTCCCCCTGACCGGCCCCGCGCACGCCCCGGACGCGCCCGTGGCCCGCCGGCTGTGGGCGCGGCTGACGGCGCTGCCGCCCGACGCCGGCTCCGTACGCTGCCTGGACACCGCGCTCACCCTCCTCATCGACCACGACCTGGCGGCCTCCACCCTCGCCACCCGCGTCGCCGCCTCCGCCCGCGCGCACCCGTACGCCGTCGTCACCACCGGGCTCGGCGCCCTCGACGGCCCGCTGCACGGCGCCGCGAGCGGCCTCGCGCACCGCATGCTCGCCGAGGCGCTGGCGCGCGGCAGCGCCGCCGCCGTGGTCTCCGACCACCTGCGCGCCGGGCGGCGCGTCCCGGGCCTGGGGCACCGGCTGTACGCGGGCGAAGACCCGCGCGCCGAAGTACTGTTCGCGCTCCTGGACGGGATCCCGCGGGCCGCCGCGGCGCTGGCCGCCGCCCGGGAGGTCGCCGAGATCACCGCGAGGGACGTGCCCGTACGGCCGAACGTCGATCTGGCGCTGGCCGTGCTGTCCGTGTCGGCCGGTATGCCGGCGGAGGCGGGCGAGACGGTGTTCGCGGTGGCGCGTACGGCCGGATGGGTCGCGCATGCGCTGGAGGAGTACGCCGAGCGCCCCCTGCGCATGCGTCCGAGCGGCCGCTACACCGGTCCGCCCCCGGCACAACCCCTCCCATAGGGAGCGTTACGGATCATGTGAACGGCTCCGTTACATGCTCGCAATGACCGGGGCGGCGACACGCGCGTAGACCGGTGGCAGGATCGCAGTCCCATCAGCACATCTATTGCGCCGACCTGCCCAGGAGGCATCGTGTCGTACCGCCCCCCGCTGCCGCTCATAGCCATCGGCGCGGCGGCCGTGCTCCTCGCCGGGTGCAGCAGCACCGAGAAGTCCGGGCAGAGCGGTGAAGTATCGCTCGTCGAGAACGGGAAGCTGCTCAACTGCACCGGCCTGCCGTACGAGCCCTTCGAGTACCAGGACAAGAAGAGCGGCGACATCGTCGGCTTCGACATCGAGCTGATCGACCTCGTCGCGAAAGAGCTGGACGTCAAGCAGGAAGTCATCGACACGCCCTTCGAAGGCATCGAGTCCGGCGCGGTGTTCGCCTCCAACAAGTGCGACCTGTCCGCGGCCGGGATGACCATCACGGACGAGCGGAAGAAGAAGTTCGCCTTCTCCGACCCGTACTTCGACGCCACGCAGGCGCTCGCGACGAAGAAGGGCTCGGGGCTCGACTCGCTGGAGGCGCTGAAGGGCAAGCGTCTCGGCGTGCAGATGGACACCACGGGCCAGATGTACGCGCAGGAGAACGCCGAGGGCGTCGAGGTGAAGGACTACGAGGACCTCGGGCTGCAGTTGCAGGCGCTGGAGGGCGGCCAGATCCCGGCCGCGATCAACGACAACGGCGTCCTCTACGACTGGGTGAAGGACCGGCCGGACTTCGAGGTCTCCACCGAGTTCGACACCGGCGAGCAGTACGGCATCGGCGTCGGCAAGGACAACAAGGAACTGCTGAAGGTGATCAACGACGTTCTCGCGAAGGCGAAGGACGACGGCACGTACGACAAGATCTACCAGAAGTGGTTCGGCGAGGCGCCCCAGTGAAAGAGCCCGACAATCCCGGCAACAAGCCCGCGGGGAGCCGGTCCCTGACGCGGCGCCAGCGGGTGCGGCTGGCGCGCGGCGCGCAGTACGGGGTGCTGCTCGCCGCGGCCGTCGCGATCGGCCTGCTGGCCGACTGGGGCGAGGTCAAGGACGCGTTCTTCAACCTCGACGTCGCGGAGAACCAGTTCCCCGACGTCATCACGACCGCGCTCGTCAACACGGTCACGTACACGGCGCTCGGCTTCGTCTTCGGGCTGGGGCTCGGGCTGCTGCTGGCGCTGATGAAGCTGTCGTCCGTACCGCCGAACCGGTGGCTGGCGACCGCGTACATCGAACTCTTCCGCGGCGTGCCCGCGCTGCTGGTGTTCATCGCCCTGGGCTACGGCGTGCCGCTGGCCTTCAAGGTGAACATCAACCTGCTGCTCACCACGATGCTCGCGCTCGGCCTGGTCGGCGCCGCGTACATGGCGGAGACCATCCGCGCGGGCATCCAGGCCGTGCCGAAGGGGCAGGTGGAAGCGGCCAGGTCGCTGGGCATGTCGCAGACGCGGGCGATGATCACGATCGTGATCCCGCAGGCGTTCCGCATCGTGCTGCCGCCGCTGACGAACGAGCTGATCCTGCTCACCAAGGACTCCTCGCTCGTCTACGTGCTGGGGCTGACCGTGGACGAGCAGGAGCTGACGAAGTTCGGCCGCGACGCGCTCAACGACAATCTGAGCCTGACGCCGATCCTCGTCGCGGGGCTGTGCTACCTCATCATCACCATCCCCCTCGGGCATCTCGTCCGACGGCTAGAGGCGAAGGCGGCGAAGGCGCGGTGACCACGGTGGACAAGACGGGGGACACGGCCGCCCAGGGAGCGCCGGCCATCAGCGTCGAGGGGCTGCACAAGTCCTTCGGCGACCTGGAGGTGCTCGGCGGCATCGACCTGACGGTCGCGCGCGGCGAGGTGGTGTGCGTCATCGGGCCCTCGGGCTCCGGCAAGTCGACGCTGCTGCGCTGCGTGAACATGCTGGAGGAGCCGAGCGCGGGGCGGATCACCGTGGCCGGCGCCGAAGTCACCGACCCGGACGTCGACATCGACCGGGTGCGGCGCCGGATCGGCATGGTCTTCCAGTCGTTCAACCTCTTCCCGCATCTGACGGTGCTGGACAACCTCACCATCGCGCAGCGGCGGGTGCTCGGGCGCAGCCGGCCGGAGGCGCAGGAGGTCGCGCGGGCCAACCTGGTGCGGGTGGGGCTGACCGAGAAGGAGGCATCGTACCCGGCGCAGTTGTCCGGCGGGCAGCAGCAGCGGGTGGCGATCGCGCGGGCGCTGTCGATGGAGCCGGAGCTGATGCTCTTCGATGAGCCGACCTCCGCGCTCGACCCCGAACTGGTCGGCGACGTGCTGGCGGTGATGCGGCACCTCGCGGACGAGGGCATGACGATGCTGGTGGTCACGCACGAGATGAGCTTCGCGCGGGAGGTGGCGGACCGGGTGGTCTTCATGGACGAGGGCACCATCGTGGAGCAGGGCGTGCCGGAGCAGGTGATCGGCAAGCCGCAGCACCGGCGGACGCGGACGTTCCTGGCGCGGGTGCTGGACCCGGCGGCGGCGGAGGTCGCGGAGCTGTAGGGCCTACGGGCTCAGGCGGCCCGTACGCCGCCGAACTCATCGAAGAAGCCGCGTACGGCCGCCGAGGCGTCGTACGCGTCGCTGCCCGAGCCGTCGGCGTGCCCGCCGAGCAGCGGGTCGGGCGTGCCCGGCCAGGCGTGGCCCAGGGACGCGACGGCGACGAGGCGTACGGGCTCACGGCCCGCGGCGTCGCGGTGGCGGAACTCCGTGACGCCGGGCGCGGATTCGGCCCGTACCGGCTCGGCCGCGCAGCCCGCGGCCCCGGCCCAGCGGCCGACGGCGTCCGGCACGGGCTCGTCCCAGCGGGGGCCGGCCGCGCCGCGGTACGGGTTGGTGGCGTCCCGCAGCCCGTGGACGGCGAGCAGCGGCGGTGCGGTGTCGCCGGGGCCGCCCGGGCGGCGTACGCCCCCGACGCAGGCGACGGACGCGAGGCGGTCGCCGAAGGCGACGGCGGCGTGGCTCGCGAGCCGGGCGCCGCCGGAGAAACCGGAGAGGTGGCGGCGGGCGGGGTCGAGCGGGAGCATGCCGTCGAGGGTGTCGAGCAGCGCGGCGAGGAAGGCGACGTCGTCGACGCCGGCGGCCTCGTCCCGTATCCGCTCCTCCCCCGCCAGCGGCACCCCGGGCAGGGACCAGGCCCAGCCGCCCTGATAGGGCAGCGCTCCCTGGGGCGCTGCGACGGCGTATCCGCGCGCGGCCAGCTCGCCGAGGCCGCTGCCGCGGAGCTGGGCGGCCGGGCCGAGGCCGCTGGGGTGCAGGTCGACGACGAGCGGCGCGGGGCGGTCACGCGGGCCGGGCTCCGGCCGCAGCAGGAGGAAGCGCCGGCGGCGCCCGCCGTACGTCAACTCGTGCCGCTCGGCTCGCCGTACGGTCTCCGCCCGGGTCGTCATGGTGATCGATCCTACGGCGGCCGGCGGCGCGACCCCGCGGCGGCCTGGGGCCTGTGTCCTAGGAGATGCCCTCCGGCAGCAGCTCCGTGGGGATGTCCTCGGGGCTCAGGCCGCTGGGCAGGTCGTCGAGGTCGAGGCCGCTGGGCAGCAGCTCGGTCGGGATGTCCTCGGGGTTCAGGCCGCTGGGCAGGTCCTCGGGGTCCAGGCCGCTGGGCAGCAGCTCGGTCGGGATGTCCTCGGGGAGCTTGGGGTCGTCGGGACCGGCGGACGGGCTCTCGCTGGGCGGCGGCTTGCAGGCGCACGTCCCCTCGTCGTCGTCACCGCCGCTGACGAGCGCGTACGTCAGACCGACGCCGCCGGCGAGCACCACGACCGCCGCGGCCGCCGGGAGCCACCGCTTCCTGCCGCCGCCGTCGGGCGGCGGGGGCGGGGCGGGCCAGTGCTGGGTGCTGCTGCCGAGCGGGGGTGTGTGGTCCGGCGGCGGGGCGTCTGCGGGCGGCGGGTAACTCATGGCCCCAGCTTCGCCCGCGGTGGCGGCGGAAGGGATGGCTCCGCCGGGCTCGTGACAGGGTTGCGACACTCCGCCGCCGGTCAGAGAGCCGCGGCGGCCCTGCGGGCGGCGTGAGGGCCCGTGCCCGGCCGACGGCCGATGGGCGCCGGGCCGGGGCCCGCCTGTCTGCCGCCGGCGGGCGTGCACCCGGCCTTCTGCCGGAGGGGCGGCCTACCCTGGGGCGGGTGTGCGGGGGACGTGCGGTGACTTACCGGGATTCGGGGGCGTACGGGCCGCTCGCCGGCATTCCCCGGCGGCGCGGCCCGTACGCCGTCCTGCGGCGTCAGACGCCCAGGACGTGGTCCATCCCTGCGGCGTCAGACGCCCAGGAGGTGGTCCATCCCTGCGGCGTCAGACGCCCAGGAGGTGGTCCATCGCGAGCTGGTCCAGGTGCTCGAAGGCCATCCCGCGCCGCGCCGCCGCCTCCGGGTCGAAGTCCTCGTACGCGCCCCGGTCCGCGAGCAGCCCGGCGAGGCCGGAGTCGTCCGCGGTGGGCTGCGCCAGCTCGTCCAGCCGCGAGGCGCGGAGCGCCTCCTGCACCGCGGGGTCGGCGCGGAAGGCCGCGGCGCGCTCCTTGAGGATGAGGTAGTTGCGCATGCAGCCCGCGGCCGACGCCCACACGCCCTCCTTGTCCTCGGTGCGCGGCGGCTTGAAGTCGAAGGTCTTCGGACCCGCGTAGCCGGCCGTCTCCAGCAGGTCCACCAGCCAGAACGCGGCGCGCACGTCCCCGGCGCCGAAGCGCAGGTCCTGGTCGTACTTGATGCCGTTCTGGCCGTTGAGGTCGATGTGGAACAGCTTCTCCGCCCACAGGGCCTGGGCGATGCCGTGCGGGAAGTTGAGCCCGGCCATCTGCTCGTGCCCGACCTCGGGGTTGACGCCGTAGAGCTCGGGGCGCTCCAGCCGCTCGATGAAGGCCAGCACGTGGCCGACGGTGGGCAGCAGGATGTCGCCGCGCGGCTCGTTGGGCTTCGGCTCGATGGCGAACTTCAGGTCGTAGCCCTGCCCGGTGACGTACTCGCCGAGCAGGTCGAAAGCCTCCTTCATCCGGTCGAGCGCGACCCGCACGTCCTTCGCCGCGCCGGACTCGGCGCCCTCGCGACCGCCCCAGGCGACGTAAACCTTCGCTCCCAGCTCCACCGCCAGGTCGATGTTGCGAATCGTCTTGCGCAGCGCGTAGCGGCGGACGTCGCGGTCGTTGGCGGTGAAGGCCCCGTCCTTGAAGACGGGGTGGGTGAAGAGGTTCGTGGTGGCCGCGGGGACGGCCATCCCGGTGGCGTCGAGCGCCTGCCGGAAGCGCTTGACGTGCGACTCGCGCTCCGTCTCGGAGGCACCGAAGGGGATCAGGTCGTCGTCGTGGAACGTGACCCCGTACGCCCCGAGATCCGCCAGCCGGCGGACGCTCTCCACCGGGTCGAGCGGCTCGCGGGTCGCGTCGCCGAAGGGATCGCGGCCCTGCCAGCCGACGGTCCACAGACCGA
The Streptomyces sp. CNQ-509 DNA segment above includes these coding regions:
- a CDS encoding PHB depolymerase family esterase gives rise to the protein MTTRAETVRRAERHELTYGGRRRRFLLLRPEPGPRDRPAPLVVDLHPSGLGPAAQLRGSGLGELAARGYAVAAPQGALPYQGGWAWSLPGVPLAGEERIRDEAAGVDDVAFLAALLDTLDGMLPLDPARRHLSGFSGGARLASHAAVAFGDRLASVACVGGVRRPGGPGDTAPPLLAVHGLRDATNPYRGAAGPRWDEPVPDAVGRWAGAAGCAAEPVRAESAPGVTEFRHRDAAGREPVRLVAVASLGHAWPGTPDPLLGGHADGSGSDAYDASAAVRGFFDEFGGVRAA
- the xylA gene encoding xylose isomerase; protein product: MSYTPTPEDKFSFGLWTVGWQGRDPFGDATREPLDPVESVRRLADLGAYGVTFHDDDLIPFGASETERESHVKRFRQALDATGMAVPAATTNLFTHPVFKDGAFTANDRDVRRYALRKTIRNIDLAVELGAKVYVAWGGREGAESGAAKDVRVALDRMKEAFDLLGEYVTGQGYDLKFAIEPKPNEPRGDILLPTVGHVLAFIERLERPELYGVNPEVGHEQMAGLNFPHGIAQALWAEKLFHIDLNGQNGIKYDQDLRFGAGDVRAAFWLVDLLETAGYAGPKTFDFKPPRTEDKEGVWASAAGCMRNYLILKERAAAFRADPAVQEALRASRLDELAQPTADDSGLAGLLADRGAYEDFDPEAAARRGMAFEHLDQLAMDHLLGV